From the genome of Glycine max cultivar Williams 82 chromosome 2, Glycine_max_v4.0, whole genome shotgun sequence, one region includes:
- the LOC106797212 gene encoding uncharacterized protein, producing the protein MDKDQWAYYSAMFEEVYMNFQDEEDCGVNEAHVDCSDAFNASQVFATREDVLKWARTVAHENGFVAVIMRSDTYTGSRGRTSFVLIGCERSVHGGEGWAVKLICGIHNHELAKTLVGHPYAGRLTDDEKNIIANMMKSNVKPRNIPLTMTFSAGFAYLEGERVNNLVWALERFHIDKNVKAKCKSLIGQKNVWDYVMDRWGNLNSVGDLCSVWDAMNNMMMLQHTEIRASFETSTHVVGHVLKKTLYKRLLGMVSRYALNEISVEFERVRNLKDNLSSCGCVLRTTLGLPCACELQRYDGGSIPLDSVHMYWRRLNFSNQGLREAEVSIKEEIDRIHKRFEELDVCGKVTFKSKLQEFTFPDETSMCPPPTKVKTKGALKKVMKRSKRSIKRDPSYWEYVDAYHSVQNSNTSVRPSASSFEPPKPARMIPMLDQFPPFMHGFIEDVVDVKADGNCGYRSVSALLGMGEECWAMMRNELIKELGKWSQDYIKIFGGTK; encoded by the exons ATGGACAAAGATCAATGGGCATATTACAGTGCGATGTTCGAAGAAGTTTATATGAATTTTCAAGATGAAGAAGATTGTGGTGTGAATGAagcacatgttgattgttcagaTGCTTTTAATGCTTCTCAG GTCTTTGCAACCCGAGAAGATGTTTTGAAGTGGGCTCGAACGGTTGCCCATGAAAACGGTTTTGTTGCAGTAATTATGAGGTCTGATACATATACTGGTAGCAGAGGAAGaacttcatttgtgttaattgggtgtgaaaggagcg TGCATGGAGGTGAAGGTTGGGCGGTGAAGCTGATATGTGGGATTCACAACCATGAATTGGCGAagaccttagttggacatccatatgctgGGAGATTGACAGATGATGAGAAGAACATCATTGCTAATATGATGAAGTCGAAtgtgaaaccaagaaacatcccgctaac GATGACtttctctgctgggtttgcatatctggagggtgaGCGCGTGAACAATCTTGTATGGGCATTGGAACG gtttcacatagacaagaatgtgaaggcaaagtgCAAATCGCTAATTGGTCAGAAGAATGTCTGGGACTACGTAATGGATAGATGGGGTAACCTG AATAGCGTTGGAGACCtctgtagtgtttgggatgcaatgaacaacatgatgatgCTGCAGCACACTGAAATTAGAGCATCATTCGAAACAAGTACGCATGTCGTTGGTCATGTTTTAaagaaaaccttatacaagaggcttctggGAATGGTGTCAAGGTacgctttaaatgaaatttcGGTTGAGTTTGAGCGCGTACGTAATTTGAAAGACAATCTGTCTTCTTGTGGGTGTGTCTTGAGAACCACGTtaggtcttccttgtgcatgcgAGCTACAAAGGTATGATGGTGGCAGCATCCCACTAGATTCAGTCCATATGTACTGGAGGAGACTTAATTTTTCAAACCAGGGGCTACGTGAGGCCGAAGTgagcatcaaggaagagattGATAGAATACATAAAAGATTCGAGGAACTTGATGTTTGCGGGAAAGTTACTTTCAAGAGTAAACTCCAAGAATTCACTTTTCCCGATGAGAcctctatgtgccctcctccaACAAAGGTTAAGACGAAAGGTGCCCTGAAAAAGGTAATGAAAAGAAGCAAAAGATCGATAAAGCGTGATCCATCttattgggagtatgttgatgcttatcATTCGGTTCAAAACAGCAACACCTCAGTCAGACCCAGTGCATCATCTTTTGAACCACCGAAGCCAGCAAGGATGATCcccatgttggatcaatttccgCCATTTATGCATGGTTTCATTGAGGATGTTGTTGATGTGAAAGCGGATGGTAATTGTGGATATCGGTCAGTTTCCGCTTTGTTAGGTATGGGAGAAGAGTGTTGGGCCATGATGCGTAacgaattgattaaagaacttggcaaatgGTCACAAGACTACATAAAGATCTTTGGTGGCACGAAGTGA